One genomic region from Anopheles bellator chromosome 2, idAnoBellAS_SP24_06.2, whole genome shotgun sequence encodes:
- the LOC131207735 gene encoding cyclic AMP-dependent transcription factor ATF-1-like yields the protein MDIKPESHIGSGSVTINTEANSDDKLPDEETSHTKRSDSLTKQPSHIVGGKDHDQLDKREMRLQINREASRRYRQKKAEYIKLLENRVAELQLQNMALFEVLTEQKSARIAQNTDSSRQ from the coding sequence ATGGACATCAAACCCGAATCGCATATCGGCAGTGGTTCGGTGACTATTAATACCGAGGCCAACAGCGATGATAAGTTGCCTGATGAGGAGACGTCCCATACGAAGCGGAGCGATTCGCTGACCAAGCAACCATCCCACATCGTGGGCGGCAAGGATCATGATCAGTTGGACAAGCGTGAAATGCGGTTGCAGATAAATCGGGAAGCATCCCGCAGGTaccggcaaaaaaaagcggaataCATCAAGCTGCTTGAAAATCGAGTGGCAGAGCTGCAGCTCCAGAACATGGCCCTCTTCGAAGTGCTGACAGAGCAGAAAAGTGCCAGAATCGCCCAGAACACCGATAGCAGCCGCCAATAG